The following DNA comes from Bradyrhizobium sp. SK17.
ACCATCGGCGTGCCAGCACCGCGAATCCTGCGATCAAGGCGATGCAGAGTGCGACCGCTGGCCGGCCGGCTGCGGCAAAGGCGAGTGTCCCGATTGCGCCGGATACGGTCAGTACCAGGAAGTAGGCATTGAACATGCCGCGCAGCAGCCGGGTGACCGGCGGGAGGTCGAGCTTCACGAGCAGGAAGGCCGGCGCCGCCAGCAGGAAATAGCCCATCGGCACCAGCAGGATGATGGTGGAAAACAACACCGCTTGATCCGGCGTCATGCAGCCGATCCCTTGATTTTGGTTCAGGCGGAAAGCTCAAACAGTATCCGCACCGGATATTTCCTGCACCATTATGCTTTGGTCGGATGCGATCATCGTCTCGGTGCACCCGGTGATAACTCATCCGGCGATCGATGCCTTCGACGGCATCCAGTCGGCCGGCTCTGCATTTGCCGCGCTGCGGGGCCCAGTCTGAAGCATGTCACATCTGTTGGGTGGACCGGCTCTTGCATGCTAGTGGTAATCCACGTTCAACCTCCGAGGCCAGAATTCTCATGCCCATCGTCAACCGCGTCGCCGATCTGCAACCCGATATTCAGGCCTGGCGCCGCGACATCCATGAAAACCCCGAACTGCTGTACGACGTGCACCGCACTGCATCATTCGTGGCCGACCGTCTGCGGGAATTCGGCTGTGACGAGGTCGCGACCGGGCTCGGCAAAACCGGCGTGGTCGGGGTCATCAAGGGCAAGAAGGGGCCGGCCAAGGGCGACGTCAAGGTGATCGGCCTGCGTGCCGACATGGATGCGCTGCCGATCCACGAGGAAACCAACCTGCCTTACGCCTCGAAGACGCCGGGCAAGATGCACGCCTGCGGCCATGACGGCCACACCGCGATGCTGCTCGGTGCCGCGCGCTACCTCGCCGAGACACGCAATTTCGCCGGCGATGCGGTGGTGATCTTCCAGCCCGCCGAGGAGGGTGGCGCCGGAGCTGCCGCGATGATCAAGGACGGCCTGATGGACCGCTTCGGCATCGAGCAGGTCTACGGCATGCACAATGGTCCGGGGATTCCGATCGGGTCGTTTGCGATCCGCACCGGCCCGATCATGGCTGCGACCGACGCGATCGACATCAAGATCGAGGGGCTCGGCGGTCATGCCGCGCGGCCGCACAAATGCATCGATTCCGTGCTGGTCGGCGCGCAACTCGTCACCGCGCTGCAACAGATCGTCGCGCGCGCCGTCGATCCGCTCGACTCCGCCGTGATATCGATGTGCGAATTCCACGCCGGCAATGCCCGCAACGTGATTCCGCAGACCGCCGAGCTGCGCGGCACCGTGCGCACGCTGACCAAGGAGGTGCGCGATCTGATCGAGAAGCGCGTGCGCGAGGTGGTGGATGGTGTTGCGAAGATGACCGGCGCCAAGATCGACCTGACCTATGAGCGCGGCTATCCGGTCACCGTCAATCACGAAGCGCAGACCGAATTCGCGAGCCGGATCGCACGTGATGTCGCGGGCGCGTCCAACGTGCACGAAATGCCGCCGCTGATGGGCGCCGAAGACTTCTCCTATATGCTGGAGTCGCGGCCCGGCGCCTTCATCTTCTGCGGCAATGGCGACAGCGCCGGCCTGCATCACCCCGCCTACAATTTCAACGACGAGGCGATCGTGTTCGGCACCTCGTATTTCGTGAAGATCGTGGAGAACGCGCTGGCGGCGTGAGGCAGAGAGCCGTCGCGCTTTCGGCCGTCATTGCGAGGAGCGAAGCGAGGAAGCAATCCATATCTCCGCTTGCAGTGCGATGGATTGCTTCGCGGAACCTGTCATAGGGCGACGCTGGGTGCCGACCCGTTGGCTCGCAATGGCGGGTTTCCTCTCGGTTGGGAGGTGCGTCCCTCACGCATCCCATCGCACCGGCAATGATACCGGGCCGCGGAACACCCAGCCGCGGACGACGGGCGGAGCGTCTTCGCGCAAGCGCAGATTGCGCAGGCGTTCAAACAGCATCGGTGCCACGATCTTGCCGACGGTGAGCCGTGATACCCAGGTGCCGGCGCAGAAATGCGGGCCGGCGCCGAATGCCAGGTGCGATTGCTTGGGCCGCGTCACGTCGAAGCGATCGGGGTCGGCGAAGCGGTTGCCGTCGCGGTTGGCGGCGCCGACGCAGAGCCCGATCTGAAGGTTCTCGGGCAGCGTGGTGCCGGAGAGTTCGACATCGCGGGTGACGCGGCGCGGATACATGCCGATCGGCGAGATCCAGCGCACCGCTTCCTCGAGCGCGGCCGGCCATAGCTCCGGCCGTGCCAGCACGTTGTCTTTCTGCGCAGGGTTTTCCAACAGACCGAGCACCAGCGTCAGGATCGCGTCGCGCGGCTCGTTCAGCCCACCGCCGATGATCACCTTGACGTTGGCGCGGATGCCGTCGAGCGGCATCGGCGGATCGGCATTGATCATCGAGGACAGGATCGAAGGGTTCGGATGGCTGCGATGGTCATCGAGCGCGGCGTCGATTGCGGCATCGACATCTGCGCTGGCCTGCATCGCCTTGCGCTCGACCTCGGCATCGGCGGCGTAATTGCCGGCGCCGTCGATCAAGGCTTGCGACCATTCGGCAAGGGTCTGCCACGGCATGTCGCGAAAGCCGATCATCGCCATCAGGCTGAGCGAGGCCATCGGCGCGGCGAGCGTTGCGAACAGATCGGCCTCGTCGGCAACCGACAGGTCGGCGATCAATCTTTCCGCGATCGCGGTGAAGATTGGCGCCCAATGCTCCTTGATCGTGGCCGGGCGGAACGAGGGTTCGATCGCCTTGCGGCCGATAGCGTGCTCGGCGCCGTCCTTGCGCATGAAGGTCGGCCCCATCACTCTGTTGACCAGCGAGCCGGGATTGTCGGCCGAGTAGGTCGCGGGCTCGCGCTCGATCCGCGTGATATCGTCGAAACGGGTCACCAGCGTCAGCTTTGCGGGCTCGACATAGACGGCCGGCGCCAGCTCGCGCAGGCGGCGGAAGATCGGATAGGGGTCGTCGAGCAGGTCCTGATACGCGATGTTGGTGACGATTGGCACGGCGCTGGTCATGGG
Coding sequences within:
- a CDS encoding cytochrome P450, whose translation is MTSAVPIVTNIAYQDLLDDPYPIFRRLRELAPAVYVEPAKLTLVTRFDDITRIEREPATYSADNPGSLVNRVMGPTFMRKDGAEHAIGRKAIEPSFRPATIKEHWAPIFTAIAERLIADLSVADEADLFATLAAPMASLSLMAMIGFRDMPWQTLAEWSQALIDGAGNYAADAEVERKAMQASADVDAAIDAALDDHRSHPNPSILSSMINADPPMPLDGIRANVKVIIGGGLNEPRDAILTLVLGLLENPAQKDNVLARPELWPAALEEAVRWISPIGMYPRRVTRDVELSGTTLPENLQIGLCVGAANRDGNRFADPDRFDVTRPKQSHLAFGAGPHFCAGTWVSRLTVGKIVAPMLFERLRNLRLREDAPPVVRGWVFRGPVSLPVRWDA
- a CDS encoding M20 aminoacylase family protein, which produces MPIVNRVADLQPDIQAWRRDIHENPELLYDVHRTASFVADRLREFGCDEVATGLGKTGVVGVIKGKKGPAKGDVKVIGLRADMDALPIHEETNLPYASKTPGKMHACGHDGHTAMLLGAARYLAETRNFAGDAVVIFQPAEEGGAGAAAMIKDGLMDRFGIEQVYGMHNGPGIPIGSFAIRTGPIMAATDAIDIKIEGLGGHAARPHKCIDSVLVGAQLVTALQQIVARAVDPLDSAVISMCEFHAGNARNVIPQTAELRGTVRTLTKEVRDLIEKRVREVVDGVAKMTGAKIDLTYERGYPVTVNHEAQTEFASRIARDVAGASNVHEMPPLMGAEDFSYMLESRPGAFIFCGNGDSAGLHHPAYNFNDEAIVFGTSYFVKIVENALAA